One stretch of Cohnella algarum DNA includes these proteins:
- a CDS encoding RICIN domain-containing protein has translation MRKRELRKMSFALLAALLLFSCFPALGGGEVRTAYAAGAGSFEEVAPSVTDGVYVRIKNDYTGHYLIALDGKASYGEAVETDRASHWRLEPSAVGVRIQNRLTGTYASANVPPKGHWWSDVLLADAGETNADDLAWEIVNAVTSDGPATDRWNIRKPANPTYILHLEDDTGSGQLGALNPAWGSGHWRIEPVVDYVRFQNKHTGQFLTAADGFVSYGDAVEEDPSSHWRVEAAGNGYLIRNRSTGAYVSMLGWADYTSRIPLAGAAEAAAWRFAAGTEAGHWVIQYADNAALSLHIQDDAGYAQVSDLPQNWGTPQWAVVPATATKPYDPEPDTGPRYVRIMNDWLGLYMYEADGKLLYGNAPADDEASHWEIVEEDGVQRIRNRATGHFVSRTGVASDKAAVTVVAAGESAETEQWVIENLRTAGTKLIRAEADEGVYLHLENKLGFVQYGAIPKEWGSPKWAFKPVTESGPRYVRLKNVYRGEYLYETEGKVAYGSPAVEAAESHWLIEDDGGGQARIRNRATGHYMNVEGMQSGENPHLQPLRSTSVEPSWTSAKWNVTETAAGEFVFENVWQAGQRIHAEDGTGYAQSGAIPAEWGSARWLPEDAPAQLPLELPDGFVRLRNADTGAYLYENENGVALYGTLEEGDARSHWTFAGEGPARLINRATGHELTVVDGVPYLTAAPGPAEGAAGLWHAEPAPGGVNVLLRSAMRPLEYAHTIDRAGYVQLDLRSVEALGAQWAIEPAPDEAFVPEPAGSRPDVLAHRLDDTRRVRIVNAADGTPLRDEQGADVWRLQDENGYKLIRSAASGRYLTVVDGKLATAELGTSAPAEAPMQWRIVERGDRLALENGAGASPTDSQAYRFAPLKEDAAFQAEDAFLSGASAVAVAGIAADVPGYEGEGFASLDGAEAEATFAVHADEAGLYKAEIRYANGADGVRALAVAANGLPAGRLQAAARDGGSDWRTAEIELNLRAGYNSVTLSAPDGRVLVDRLTVRDVVPPAYRGASVSYATHEAEHAATNGQLLGPSRAYREHASEASGRQAVRLDRAGDYVEFTLSKRANRLTLRYSVPDSADGSGAETPIGLYVDGKKLDGARLTSRYAWVYGAYPWTNRPEDGSAHRFFDETSFEIGPADAGSTVRIAFDADTTAEYVVVDLLEGDWAEEPYAQPADFVSVTDYGAVADDGLDDTSAIEEAIADAKRQGKGVWLPPGDFRVGEGPIEVADVTIRGAGKWHTTLVGGGFMGAGNRIRVYDLAIDGEVTARRDELPESGFDGAFGTGSTLQHVRIEHVKTGIWSTTRTLPDGQALATDGLYVAGVQVHNTFADGLNFSTGTNRSMAEHNQFRNTGDDGMAMWASGAQSEGNTFRFNTVELPWLASNISVYGGKNATVADNVVSDTVAFGAGISVSTRHAPVPFEGTIEVARNTLLRTGGREHNWPADFGGLLLFADSGREMTGDIRIRDNLIADSSYQGISFLGEAPARGIELHGNVVDGAGTWGIHAAGNIGGEATFGNTIVRKATVGPFMDGAGGFEVRTVDEGFSFEEPPFRASIGGREAAPFVVETGETVQVSVAGDEAGEAVWSSSDDTVVRIADGKLTALKTGTANVAVSWGGRERIFRVAAKDTTAPAWSGGAGATAVREADGTYTVRWPAASDAGGIAGYRLSWGAGPVRTDATATEWNVGALPYGGAIRIWSQDAAGLWTPAALTVAVPGPSDGIGGAVVPQPQPQPPSPPNALEVASVPKTDANGNVYDEAVVDGKALIAALEGLEALEGARPALTLNVSGTARTAVVALPLDALRSAAPVNAVLDVRLNAVPGLAFSLPVDAIAGSSPAPEGAELRIRLGKANGSAAFEPGSAVRSDAYEVGVSVATGGGRTAEGLTGRTFATLEFPANGTVTLATAGGMAYDEASGKWRPVPATFRTLEDGTVVTVVRTVASGTFVVIDEPRAFADVQGHWARDAVSALASRRILNGREADRFAPGDPVTRAEFAAMLTAAFGLPAGSGTPGRFADVPANAWFAGAAEAAAAAGLANGFADGVFHPHERITREQTVALLMRAWRLALPGGAAEAADLGGFADGALVAEWARADFGEAVALGLLQGRPDGRLAPQGEATRAEAAQLVYRLLAQLNWIRS, from the coding sequence GTGCGTAAAAGGGAATTGAGGAAAATGTCTTTTGCGCTGCTCGCCGCGCTTTTGCTGTTCTCGTGCTTCCCCGCCTTGGGCGGCGGGGAAGTGCGGACGGCATACGCGGCGGGCGCGGGAAGCTTCGAGGAAGTCGCGCCGTCCGTGACGGACGGAGTCTACGTTCGCATCAAGAACGACTATACGGGCCATTACCTGATCGCATTGGACGGCAAAGCGTCGTACGGCGAGGCGGTCGAAACGGACCGCGCCTCGCATTGGCGTCTGGAACCGTCGGCCGTCGGCGTGCGCATTCAGAACCGGCTGACGGGAACCTACGCGTCGGCGAACGTGCCGCCGAAAGGCCATTGGTGGAGCGATGTCCTGCTCGCCGATGCGGGCGAAACGAACGCGGACGACTTGGCCTGGGAAATCGTGAATGCGGTTACATCGGACGGACCGGCGACGGACCGCTGGAACATTCGGAAGCCGGCCAACCCGACGTACATTCTTCATTTGGAGGACGACACGGGAAGCGGCCAGCTCGGCGCTCTGAATCCGGCCTGGGGCTCCGGGCATTGGCGGATCGAGCCGGTCGTCGATTACGTCCGGTTTCAGAACAAGCATACGGGCCAATTTCTGACGGCGGCGGACGGCTTCGTTTCCTACGGAGACGCGGTCGAAGAGGATCCGTCCTCGCACTGGCGCGTCGAAGCGGCCGGCAACGGCTATCTCATCCGGAATCGTTCGACCGGCGCATACGTCTCCATGCTCGGTTGGGCGGATTATACCAGCCGGATTCCGCTTGCCGGGGCCGCGGAAGCGGCGGCATGGCGATTTGCCGCGGGCACCGAAGCGGGGCATTGGGTCATTCAATACGCGGACAACGCGGCGCTCAGCCTCCATATCCAGGATGACGCCGGCTACGCCCAAGTCAGCGATCTTCCGCAAAATTGGGGCACGCCCCAATGGGCGGTCGTCCCGGCGACTGCGACGAAGCCGTACGATCCGGAGCCGGATACGGGACCGCGATACGTCCGGATCATGAACGATTGGCTCGGCTTGTACATGTACGAAGCGGACGGCAAGCTGCTGTACGGCAACGCTCCGGCGGACGACGAGGCAAGCCATTGGGAAATCGTCGAGGAAGACGGCGTGCAGCGCATCCGGAACCGGGCGACCGGACATTTCGTCAGCCGGACGGGAGTCGCTTCCGACAAAGCCGCGGTCACGGTCGTCGCGGCCGGGGAGAGCGCCGAGACGGAGCAGTGGGTCATCGAAAACCTGCGGACCGCGGGCACGAAGCTCATCCGGGCCGAAGCCGACGAGGGTGTCTATTTGCATCTGGAAAACAAGCTCGGCTTCGTCCAGTACGGCGCGATTCCGAAGGAATGGGGCAGCCCGAAATGGGCGTTCAAGCCGGTGACCGAGAGCGGTCCGCGCTACGTCCGCCTCAAAAACGTCTATCGCGGCGAATACCTGTACGAAACGGAAGGCAAAGTGGCGTACGGCAGCCCGGCCGTCGAAGCGGCGGAATCGCACTGGCTGATCGAGGACGATGGCGGCGGCCAGGCGCGCATCCGCAATCGGGCGACGGGCCATTACATGAACGTGGAAGGCATGCAGTCGGGCGAAAATCCGCATTTGCAGCCGCTGCGCAGCACGTCCGTCGAGCCGAGCTGGACGAGCGCGAAGTGGAACGTGACGGAGACGGCGGCGGGGGAGTTCGTTTTTGAAAACGTCTGGCAGGCCGGCCAGCGCATCCATGCGGAGGACGGAACGGGCTACGCGCAGTCGGGCGCCATCCCGGCCGAGTGGGGCAGCGCGCGCTGGCTGCCGGAGGACGCGCCCGCGCAACTGCCGCTCGAACTGCCGGACGGCTTCGTCCGGCTGCGGAACGCGGACACCGGCGCGTATTTGTATGAGAACGAGAACGGAGTCGCGCTGTACGGAACGCTTGAGGAGGGGGACGCGCGCTCGCATTGGACGTTCGCCGGGGAAGGGCCGGCGCGGCTGATCAACCGGGCGACCGGGCACGAGCTGACGGTCGTCGACGGCGTGCCTTATTTGACGGCCGCGCCGGGGCCGGCGGAAGGAGCGGCCGGGCTCTGGCACGCCGAACCCGCGCCGGGAGGCGTCAACGTCCTGCTGCGGAGCGCCATGCGGCCGCTCGAATACGCGCATACGATCGACCGCGCCGGATACGTGCAGCTCGACCTGCGCTCCGTCGAAGCTTTGGGCGCCCAGTGGGCGATCGAGCCGGCGCCGGACGAGGCGTTCGTGCCGGAGCCGGCGGGCTCGCGGCCGGACGTGCTCGCGCACCGGCTGGACGACACCCGCCGGGTGCGCATCGTGAACGCCGCGGACGGGACTCCGCTCCGGGACGAGCAAGGCGCGGATGTATGGCGGCTGCAGGACGAGAACGGCTACAAGCTGATTCGCAGCGCCGCAAGCGGCCGATATTTGACCGTCGTGGACGGGAAGCTGGCGACGGCGGAGCTCGGGACCTCGGCTCCGGCCGAGGCTCCGATGCAATGGCGGATCGTCGAACGGGGCGATCGGCTCGCGCTCGAAAACGGGGCGGGCGCGTCCCCGACGGATTCGCAGGCGTACCGCTTTGCGCCGCTGAAGGAGGATGCGGCGTTCCAAGCGGAGGATGCCTTCCTGTCCGGCGCGAGCGCGGTCGCGGTCGCGGGAATTGCGGCGGACGTGCCCGGCTACGAAGGGGAAGGCTTCGCGTCGCTCGACGGCGCGGAAGCGGAAGCGACGTTCGCCGTGCATGCGGACGAGGCCGGCCTTTACAAGGCGGAGATTCGCTATGCGAACGGCGCGGACGGCGTTCGCGCGCTCGCGGTTGCGGCGAACGGGCTGCCGGCGGGCCGGCTGCAAGCCGCTGCCCGCGACGGAGGGTCCGATTGGCGGACCGCCGAGATCGAGTTGAACCTGCGCGCGGGCTACAATTCCGTGACGCTGTCCGCCCCGGACGGCCGCGTGCTGGTCGACCGGCTGACGGTGCGGGACGTCGTGCCGCCCGCCTACCGCGGAGCAAGCGTGTCGTATGCGACGCACGAAGCGGAGCATGCCGCGACGAACGGCCAGCTGCTCGGCCCGAGCCGCGCGTACCGCGAGCATGCGTCGGAGGCGTCCGGCCGGCAAGCCGTCCGGCTGGATCGAGCGGGAGATTACGTCGAATTCACGCTATCGAAGCGGGCGAATCGGCTGACGCTCCGGTATTCCGTGCCGGATTCGGCGGACGGGAGCGGGGCCGAAACGCCGATCGGCCTGTACGTCGACGGCAAAAAACTGGACGGAGCGCGGCTGACCTCCCGCTACGCCTGGGTGTACGGGGCTTATCCTTGGACGAACCGGCCGGAGGACGGCTCCGCGCACCGCTTCTTCGACGAAACGAGCTTCGAGATCGGACCCGCCGACGCCGGCTCGACGGTGAGGATCGCGTTCGACGCCGACACGACGGCGGAATACGTGGTCGTGGATTTGCTCGAAGGCGACTGGGCGGAGGAGCCGTACGCGCAGCCGGCCGATTTCGTGTCGGTCACCGATTACGGCGCGGTCGCGGACGACGGGCTGGACGATACGTCCGCGATCGAGGAGGCGATCGCGGACGCCAAACGCCAGGGAAAGGGCGTCTGGCTGCCTCCGGGGGATTTCCGGGTCGGCGAAGGCCCGATCGAAGTGGCCGACGTGACGATCCGCGGTGCCGGCAAGTGGCATACGACGCTCGTCGGCGGCGGATTCATGGGCGCCGGAAACCGCATTCGCGTCTATGATCTGGCGATCGACGGGGAGGTGACCGCCCGCCGCGACGAGCTGCCCGAATCGGGCTTCGACGGAGCGTTCGGCACGGGCTCGACGCTGCAGCATGTGCGGATCGAACACGTAAAGACGGGCATCTGGTCGACGACGAGGACGCTGCCGGACGGGCAGGCCCTGGCCACGGACGGCCTGTACGTCGCGGGCGTGCAAGTCCACAATACGTTCGCGGACGGCCTCAACTTCAGCACCGGGACGAACCGCTCCATGGCCGAACACAACCAGTTCCGCAACACCGGGGACGACGGCATGGCGATGTGGGCGAGCGGAGCGCAGTCCGAAGGCAATACGTTCCGGTTCAACACGGTGGAGCTGCCGTGGCTGGCGAGCAACATTTCGGTCTACGGGGGCAAAAACGCGACCGTCGCCGACAACGTCGTCTCCGACACGGTGGCGTTCGGCGCGGGCATCAGCGTCAGCACCCGCCATGCTCCCGTACCGTTCGAGGGAACGATCGAAGTGGCGCGAAACACGCTGCTGCGGACCGGCGGCCGGGAGCACAACTGGCCGGCGGATTTCGGAGGCCTGCTGCTGTTCGCGGACAGCGGCCGGGAGATGACGGGCGACATCCGCATTCGCGACAACCTGATCGCGGACAGTTCGTATCAGGGCATCTCCTTCCTCGGGGAGGCGCCGGCGCGCGGCATCGAGCTGCACGGCAACGTCGTGGACGGAGCGGGCACGTGGGGCATCCACGCCGCCGGCAATATCGGGGGCGAAGCGACGTTCGGCAATACGATCGTCCGGAAAGCCACGGTCGGCCCGTTCATGGACGGGGCCGGCGGTTTCGAGGTCCGGACGGTCGACGAAGGCTTCTCCTTCGAGGAGCCGCCGTTCCGGGCGAGCATAGGCGGCCGCGAGGCGGCGCCGTTCGTTGTCGAAACGGGCGAGACGGTGCAGGTGTCCGTCGCCGGCGACGAAGCCGGAGAGGCGGTATGGTCGTCGTCCGACGATACGGTCGTGCGGATCGCTGACGGCAAGCTCACGGCGCTGAAGACGGGCACGGCAAACGTCGCCGTATCCTGGGGCGGCCGCGAGCGGATCTTCCGCGTCGCCGCGAAGGACACGACCGCCCCCGCATGGTCCGGCGGCGCCGGGGCAACGGCGGTGCGGGAGGCCGACGGCACGTATACGGTCCGCTGGCCGGCGGCTTCCGATGCCGGCGGCATCGCGGGGTACCGCCTGTCCTGGGGCGCCGGGCCCGTCAGGACGGACGCCACCGCGACGGAATGGAACGTCGGAGCCCTTCCGTACGGCGGCGCGATCCGCATCTGGAGCCAGGATGCGGCCGGCCTGTGGACGCCCGCCGCGCTGACCGTCGCCGTACCCGGCCCGTCGGACGGCATTGGCGGAGCGGTCGTGCCTCAGCCTCAGCCGCAACCGCCGTCCCCGCCGAACGCGCTTGAAGTCGCTTCCGTCCCGAAAACGGACGCGAACGGAAACGTCTACGACGAAGCGGTCGTGGACGGCAAGGCGCTGATCGCGGCGCTGGAAGGGTTGGAAGCGTTGGAAGGCGCTCGTCCCGCGCTGACGCTGAACGTCTCGGGCACCGCTCGGACGGCGGTCGTCGCGCTGCCGCTGGATGCGCTCAGGTCGGCCGCTCCGGTAAACGCCGTCCTCGACGTCCGCCTGAACGCCGTGCCGGGGCTTGCCTTCTCGCTGCCGGTCGACGCGATTGCCGGCAGCTCGCCGGCGCCGGAAGGCGCCGAGCTGCGGATCCGGCTCGGCAAGGCGAACGGCTCCGCGGCGTTCGAGCCGGGAAGCGCCGTTCGCAGCGACGCATACGAGGTCGGCGTTTCGGTCGCGACCGGCGGAGGCAGAACGGCAGAGGGCTTGACCGGCCGTACGTTTGCGACCCTGGAGTTTCCGGCGAACGGCACGGTAACGCTGGCGACGGCGGGCGGCATGGCCTACGACGAGGCTTCCGGCAAATGGAGGCCGGTGCCGGCGACGTTCCGCACGCTCGAGGACGGCACGGTCGTCACGGTTGTCCGCACCGTGGCTTCGGGCACGTTCGTCGTCATCGACGAGCCGCGCGCGTTCGCCGACGTTCAAGGCCATTGGGCGCGCGACGCGGTGTCCGCGCTCGCCTCCCGCCGCATCCTGAATGGCCGGGAAGCGGACCGCTTCGCTCCGGGCGATCCCGTGACGCGCGCCGAGTTCGCCGCCATGCTGACCGCGGCGTTCGGTCTGCCCGCCGGAAGCGGAACGCCCGGCCGGTTTGCCGATGTCCCGGCGAACGCCTGGTTCGCGGGCGCCGCCGAGGCCGCCGCGGCCGCCGGGCTCGCGAACGGCTTCGCGGACGGCGTCTTCCATCCGCACGAGCGGATTACGCGCGAGCAGACGGTCGCGCTGCTCATGCGTGCTTGGCGTCTCGCGCTGCCCGGCGGCGCCGCCGAAGCCGCGGACTTGGGCGGTTTCGCGGACGGGGCGCTCGTCGCCGAATGGGCGCGGGCCGACTTCGGCGAAGCGGTTGCGCTCGGCCTGCTGCAGGGCCGCCCGGACGGCAGGCTCGCGCCGCAAGGGGAGGCGACCCGGGCGGAAGCCGCGCAGCTTGTTTACCGGCTGCTGGCGCAATTGAATTGGATTCGCTCGTAA
- a CDS encoding TIM-barrel domain-containing protein, with product METSLSIHPDRFGQAERSEYRSPGGVRNFAETPGGADIACDRGALYIRFYGEDIVRIAFDPKGGPLPAHSHAVSVFPPLVEASLDRAEDALTLRGGKLAVRVEPASARVTLLDAATGGTLLAEPEGGGLLYTEKGEVVCRKSSAPDDRYYGFGEKAGFLDKRGEKLVMWNTDVYAPHNPETDSLYVSIPYYMAVSGSQAYGILLDNAHRTEFDMKSRSEIRFGADGGVLDYYFLAGPEPKDVLGRLARLTGTMPLPPKWSLGYHQSRYSYETEAEVRELVAAFEEKGIPLDAVYLDIHYMDGYRVFTVDRSRFPDFEEMVRDLARKGVRVVTIVDPGVKADPEYAVYMEGIRGGMFCKNAEGRVFHGPVWPGRSAFPDFTSGRVRKWWGDNHKPLLDAGVAGIWNDMNEPSVFNESKTMDLDVLHDNDGHGGTHRQLHNAYGLQMARATYEGLAQGLGGDRPFVLTRAGYAGIQKYAAVWTGDNRSFWEHLQMMIPMCLNLGLSGVPFCGADVGGFAHDATAELLVRWTQAAAFTPYFRNHSEIKCGRQEPWAFGEETEALVREAIRMRYRWLLHLYALMEEASRTGVPAMRPLFLEFPDDPETYAIADQFLLGPNVLVAPMLRPGAKHRAVYLPEGEWIEFASGRRCEGGGAVVARAGLDEIPVYVRAGTAVLQESDRLTTAEAAETMTVRLYLSSEAEQAFEYRIYEDDGKTFNYTEGASYEALGSVSLSGGKLEIAERIVRSGWMPAWKKRRVEVYAPFEIGEIRFGGRPVAAATAEAPESGSESAAAPGFGSGSAVGATFVSGSFSPSESASASAPGTDRKARSASAFREVVIFFEWDV from the coding sequence ATGGAAACAAGCTTGTCCATTCATCCGGATCGCTTCGGCCAAGCCGAACGGTCCGAGTACCGCTCGCCGGGCGGCGTCCGCAACTTCGCGGAGACGCCGGGCGGGGCCGATATCGCCTGCGACCGGGGCGCGCTCTATATCCGGTTTTACGGGGAAGACATCGTCCGGATCGCGTTCGATCCGAAAGGAGGTCCGCTTCCCGCGCATAGCCATGCGGTATCGGTTTTCCCGCCGCTTGTCGAAGCGTCCCTCGACCGCGCGGAGGACGCCTTGACGCTGCGCGGGGGCAAGCTCGCCGTTCGCGTCGAACCGGCATCGGCCCGCGTCACGCTGCTCGACGCAGCGACCGGCGGGACGCTGCTCGCGGAGCCGGAAGGCGGCGGGCTGCTGTATACCGAGAAAGGGGAAGTCGTCTGCCGCAAATCCTCCGCGCCGGACGACCGCTACTACGGGTTCGGCGAAAAGGCCGGCTTCCTCGACAAGCGCGGCGAGAAGCTCGTCATGTGGAATACGGACGTCTACGCGCCGCATAACCCGGAGACGGATTCGCTGTACGTGTCCATTCCGTACTATATGGCCGTTAGCGGCTCGCAGGCGTACGGCATTCTGCTCGACAACGCGCACCGGACCGAGTTCGACATGAAAAGCCGTTCGGAAATCCGCTTCGGGGCCGACGGCGGCGTGCTCGACTACTATTTCCTGGCCGGACCGGAGCCGAAGGACGTGCTCGGCCGGCTTGCGCGGCTGACGGGAACGATGCCGCTTCCGCCGAAATGGTCGCTCGGCTACCATCAATCCCGCTACAGCTACGAGACGGAAGCCGAAGTTCGCGAGCTCGTCGCGGCGTTCGAGGAGAAGGGCATTCCGCTCGACGCCGTCTATCTCGACATCCACTACATGGACGGCTACCGCGTGTTTACGGTGGACCGGAGCCGGTTCCCGGATTTCGAAGAAATGGTTCGGGATTTGGCGCGCAAGGGCGTGCGCGTCGTGACGATCGTCGATCCCGGCGTCAAGGCCGACCCGGAATACGCGGTTTACATGGAAGGCATCCGCGGCGGCATGTTCTGCAAAAACGCCGAAGGACGCGTCTTTCACGGGCCGGTCTGGCCGGGCCGCAGCGCGTTCCCGGACTTTACGAGCGGGCGCGTGCGCAAATGGTGGGGCGACAACCACAAGCCGCTGCTGGACGCCGGCGTCGCGGGCATCTGGAACGACATGAACGAGCCGTCGGTGTTCAACGAGTCCAAGACGATGGACCTGGACGTGCTGCACGACAACGACGGGCACGGGGGCACCCATCGCCAGCTTCACAATGCATACGGCCTGCAGATGGCCCGGGCGACGTACGAGGGCCTGGCGCAAGGACTCGGGGGCGACCGCCCGTTCGTCCTGACCCGGGCGGGCTATGCCGGCATCCAGAAATACGCGGCCGTCTGGACCGGCGACAACCGCAGCTTCTGGGAGCATCTGCAGATGATGATTCCGATGTGCCTCAACCTGGGGCTGTCGGGCGTGCCGTTCTGCGGCGCGGATGTCGGCGGCTTCGCGCACGACGCGACGGCCGAGCTGCTCGTGCGCTGGACGCAGGCGGCGGCGTTCACGCCGTATTTCCGCAATCATAGCGAAATCAAGTGCGGCCGCCAGGAGCCCTGGGCGTTCGGTGAGGAGACGGAAGCGCTCGTGCGCGAGGCGATCCGGATGCGGTACCGCTGGCTGCTCCACCTGTACGCGCTGATGGAGGAGGCGTCCCGGACGGGCGTGCCCGCAATGCGGCCGCTGTTCCTCGAATTTCCGGACGACCCGGAAACGTACGCGATCGCCGACCAGTTTCTGCTCGGGCCGAACGTCCTCGTCGCGCCGATGCTGCGGCCGGGCGCGAAGCACCGCGCCGTCTATTTGCCGGAGGGCGAGTGGATCGAATTTGCGAGCGGCCGGCGCTGCGAAGGCGGCGGGGCCGTCGTCGCCCGTGCCGGGTTGGACGAGATTCCGGTATACGTGCGCGCTGGAACGGCGGTGCTGCAGGAGAGCGACCGGCTGACGACGGCCGAGGCCGCCGAAACGATGACGGTGCGGCTCTATTTATCGTCGGAGGCGGAGCAGGCTTTCGAGTACCGGATTTACGAGGACGATGGTAAAACGTTTAACTACACGGAAGGCGCGAGCTACGAGGCGCTGGGAAGCGTCTCGCTGAGCGGCGGCAAGCTGGAGATCGCCGAGCGGATCGTACGGTCGGGCTGGATGCCGGCGTGGAAGAAGCGGAGGGTGGAAGTTTACGCGCCTTTCGAAATCGGGGAGATCCGGTTCGGCGGCCGGCCCGTTGCGGCTGCGACGGCCGAAGCGCCGGAATCCGGATCGGAATCGGCCGCGGCACCGGGATTCGGATCGGGTTCGGCCGTGGGGGCGACCTTCGTTTCGGGATCGTTTTCCCCGTCTGAATCCGCATCGGCTTCGGCGCCGGGGACGGATCGGAAGGCGCGTTCGGCATCGGCTTTTCGCGAAGTCGTCATCTTTTTCGAGTGGGACGTTTAA